In Leishmania donovani BPK282A1 complete genome, chromosome 8, the sequence AACTCGAACGCCTTCTATACGACGCAAACCTCGCCATCACAGGAGGGACGCTGCGAACGAGGCACCCCCTCCTTCGCTAGTTGTAGAGTCGAAGGTCCGCGGTGATCAGCGTGGGAGGGAGACGtacctcttcctccttttaCTTCTTTTCTTCCGCTTTTGCTTTTCGTGCTCTTTGAAAACGTTCGCGGAGGGTGCTATTCACCCGGATCGCTCTTGGCCGCCGCGCCCCCTCCCAGGCATTGTCTGTCGCGATCTCGTGCGGCAGCCACCGACTCTTCTTCGCCAACGCCCcctttcgcttctctctctctccttcgcgcCTAATCGCGTTTTGTGGTTTCcggtctgtgtgtctgtgtgcgtgtgcggatCGTCCGCACCCAttccgctctctcttttcggtTTCAATATCTACTCTGCTTCTTCGCATTGCGTTCTATTCGCTCCCGtcaacccccccccacgtTTTCCGCCGTTGGCGTACGTACGTGCGTGAAGGATAGACTGGACAAGTGATTCGCCTTCACCTTGTTTTCGTTGCGTTTTTCGCTTTGCTGACTTTTGTAGAATACGCGTGACTTGCATGCAGCGctctggtggcggcggtagTGCTGCCggtgtgagtgtgcgcgaGACAAGCTCGCCGCGCTCGACGCCCGAGCTGCCGCCAAACTCGTTCCGTGGCGGGCTTAACTTCGGTGACTTCCCTGAGCACACCGGTAGTAGTGGCGGCAATGCGAGCGTGCGCCGCAGCCTTTCCACCTCCCCCGCTCCATCGCCCGCACGGCGGCCCTCTTGTAGTGCGGAAGAGGCCGCCAAGGGCTCGATCCATCGTacgagaaaaaagaagaaagggagaCCGCAAAATGCGCTATTCATGCTGGCGAACAGCATGGGTGGCGGTGCTACCCCAGCGACAGCCGGCTCGCAGGTGGTAGACCTGCGCGCGTTGGACCCGTCACCGTGTCCATCGCGCGGGTCTCGCTCGCCTCTGCGGTCTTGCCATGTGCACGAGCGCGGCTCGCGCTGTGAGGACGTGCCGGCGACGCAGATCCTGGAGTTTTTGTACCTGGGAAGCGTGAAGGACGCGCAGGATGCCGCCTTCTTGGCGAGGCATCAAATCCGCTACATCATCAACGTCTCTCAAGAGGAGTACTGGTCGGTGGATAAGAAGGTGCAGATCTTTACCTTCAAGGTGGACGACTCCGCCACAGCCGATATTGCGGCGCTCTTTCAGCCCACGCGCGACCTCATCAACAGCATTCGCGGGCGCTACTATCGCTACGCAAGAGGTGAGAGCTCTACGaggccggcggtgctggtgcactGTCAAAAAGGCCGCAGCCGTTCCGCAACGATCGTCTTAGCATACCTCATCTACACGAACGGCTGGTCCGTGGCAGAGGCGATGAAGTATGTCGGTGCGCGTCGACCCTGCGCGGAGCCGAACATCGGCTTCATGGAGGAGTTGCGGAAGCTGCAGGAGAGCCTCTCCTTCGAGGAGCGCACGAGGCGGTACAGCGAGCTGTGCTGGTTCATGCGCAACCTGAACGCGGAAACGTCGCAGTCGCACGTACGGGAGCTGTTCGAGAAACGCATCGGCATGGTGCGACATGTCGTCACCTACGTCGTGGCCGGCGGCGGGGCTGGTAACGTGGCCGACGGTGGCACGGCTGGCAACTGTGGTGATGGCAGTCGAGTGACAGTGCAACGCGACACGCGATTCTCCGCGTCgtggccggcggcgccgtctaccggtgacagcgacgccgcggacTCTTTGGTGGCGTTTGATCtcggggcggcgctggggaAGCAAAACGACGGTTTAGACGATCAGCGTGCAGCCAAAGacagcgacacacacgcgtacaaGGACGCCAGTGCCGCCGTGAGCCTGCTTCGCGGTCCCAGCACGGAGAAGACGATGCTCTGCTTTGTGTTCTTCACGTGCCGCGAGGACGTACTACACGGCATCAAGTCAGGGCAGttccagcagctgcttctccagctccCCTCAGCAGCCGGCAAGCAGATCAAGTACGCGACTGGGCCAAAGCTGAAGAAGATCATGACGGAGCACCAGAGTATGTCGAGCAGCTTCGTGCAAGACATGGCAGGATTCAGCGACCACGCCACGACTCGAACAGGTGGTGAgtcagcagcggctgatGCCGATGGTGCAGTGCAAACACAGGGAGTAGTAGCGCCTGCTAGCAAGGAGGCAGATGTGACGCGGCCTGTGTGAACTCCCCTCTCTACGCGTCACGTCACGTCACGTCGGAACGTTTCGTATTTCTTAAGcgttcctttctttttttttatctgttctcgttctcctcttcgcctcccgCCGTCTGTGTTCTGCACAGCGCTCAACATGACCCACGCACTCACACCCCCAAGCACACATCACGAACGCGCACATGTGAATGTACACGCATCCCTCTCCACCCCAGGCTGCTACTCTGGACTGCTCTCCGAGAACGGAATGTGGACGTGCCTTCGTCTGTTTCTTTCGTCAGCGCGTATGGTGTTGACGAGTGTGTCGGGTTTTAAGCAGGCGTGTAccgggcgctgctgcgtgtgtgtgtgcgtctttcATGCTTGGTAATGGTAGGCTCTTTGCTTGTCAGTACACAACAAAACTAGCAGCAGCTAGAAAGGCATCGGTGCAGCCACTTAGCGGCTACCGAagaggccgccgccccccccccccacgtTTCTCCGAGCGTTGCTCATCTTTCGCATGTGGGAAGCGGCTGGGCCACTTGTGCAATGCTATGGATGGTTTCGCGCTCTGGTTCATGCTTCGTCCCGAGTGCTAaccttcttcctcttttgTTCAGCACGGGCGAAGACGCTTGTCATCTAATCAAACGCTCTCACACACGGTGCTAGACGCAAGCAGTACAACACGCCATCCGTTGCCTCGTCAGTCGAGATGGCATCGCCGCAGTACTCCACTCCGTATTCAGTGCTGAGCTACCCCACCTACACTCCCCTCTCCGTGGCGCCTGTTAAGGAGAATGGATCGCCGGTGGATACGGATCTCTCGCTACTTCGTGCTGCTGTGAGAACGGATGTGGCCCATCAGcaagcagcaccgtcgcctgcGCTCCAGCGGATGGGCAcgccgtctgcagcggcCAACAGCTGGGCTGGGTGCCGTGCGCCAGACGTCGGGACGGCCTCTCGAGTGCAGCCTGGTGAGTTGCTCTCTGCTACCCCTCACCTCACTCGTGTCAACGCCCCGCTCTACGCCCCACCTGGCGCAGTGAAGATGGAGTCAGGGCTACGCGGCGGTGTGTCTCCCTCCGTGCCCGCCGCTCAGCCATACTACAACGACATTGCTAGCATCCGAGATCTGCCCACTGTGCCCTTGACGCATCAactcccttctccctcccgcGCTCATGCGCTGGTGGTGGACGGAACGGAGGTGGAAGTACAGTCTGATGTGGTTTCGGTCTCGCAGGCCGCGCCGAACTTGTGCGCTTTTCAGCAGGAGTGTCAGTCCCTTCTGGCACTGCTGAACGCTTCCTCTCGCCCGCGGCGGgtgacaccgccgccgagcagcgcggtCGCCCCTTCGCAAACTCCGCCTTCACCCACCTCGAAGGCTGATTCCACTGGCGCCCTGGAGCCTGCCGTTCACAAGGAAAGGCAACCGGTGACCATCCCGTTAGCTCACGAGCCGGTATCGACCTTATCTTCCGCAGAGgagtcgccgccatcgccatcTGTGGTATCGGAAagggtgggtgtgggggtGGCTACAGCGGCCCCTGCGCATTCAACAACGTACGCGCAGCTGATGCAGGAGATGGACGATCTTGCCGGCCTGCTGAacaaagaggaggagggcttTCGGGGGCAGCACAGCGCGGCGTCTCGACAGCACAGCGAAACCGGAGCTACACCAGCACACGGGGCTAGGGGTGATTACGCGGCTCCCATCGCACCGCTGCCATGCGTGAGGGTGACGAGCTCGTTGGCGGACACCCCTGAGAAGCAACGCCGACAGGCGGTTTCGATGCACCGGCGCGATCGATCTCAGAATCCTTCGCTGTCTCCTCTTCTTGCTCCGAGAGCGGCAGAGTTGGTGCACGCCCCGACGAGTCCCTTGTGGGCAGCGCAGCTACTGAAGTGGATTATCTACCTTGTGGAGCAGCGACagagcgcgctgcagcgcatccaaGCTTTTGAGGACGCCCGTGCACCTGGCCGGCGTGGGgcgtgcgccggcaccgtcgcTGGAGAATCAGCCGCTACCGCACCGCCCTCAGCGATCCGCGTGACGGAGGGGCTGCTGCAACTGCTGCGCTCCCTCAACACGGAGACCGGCGATGTGGATAAGTGGACCGTTTCCGAGAAACGACACATGTGCACGCGCATCGCAAACCTTCTGGCAGAGATGACAGCGACGGAAGAGGATGCGATGGCAGATCTCCTGAAcgatgccgcagcagggGCCACGCTGGAGCGGGAAATCACTGCCAAAGAGCCAAGCGCTACTGTttcagcggcaccgccaccgtcgagTGCTGTCTCGGAGGCGTATCGGCAAGACATGATGGACACACTTACTCTCCTCGACCAAATCTCGCAGGAGAACAAGACGCTGAAGCTgcgtgtggaggaggcgcaagGGCAAGCCACACGGCTGGGTGATGAAGTGGAGCGCGAAAGATCCGCGAACATGGAACTGGGCAAGTACTTCGATCAACTTGCCGCAGATAACAGCAGGCTTACCGCAGAACTGAGTGGAATGGAGTCCAAGCTGAGGCAAGCAGAGGCGGTGGTCAAATCGGTATCGCAGGAGGAGTTGTTGCGCAACCAGCTAGACCGTCAGACGCTACACTTGCGCGATGTGCGCGCCGAGCTGGATGACGTGAAGGACGAGAGCAACACGCTGCGAAAGACTattctgcagctgcgagaCGCGCTGGTGCGACACCGAGCCGTCATTGACCTGCtgacgcgccgccggcgtgagcgagagcgcgctgcggcggcggcatcaagACGATCGGGCAGCCGGCACGCTCTCAGTCCGCGGTTTCAAAGCCCTTCCATGCAACTCATCGAGGACATTCTCTCCGGTGCCTGCGACCCGCCGTCGTCCTCATCGTCCTCGCCACCGTCAGCAGTGAAGTACTCATGCGACGATGATGCTGGTGGGGACTTTAGCGCTCCCTCACCCCCACGGTGAAGTCAGCGCTGGCCAGCTCTTCGCTTGTCATCACAATTGTTTCTCTagtgttgttgttttctgttGTTTCGCACCCCTTTAGATCTGCGCACATTCGGGGGcggggcgaggaggtgggggtgggtggaagAGGTCATGCGTGCAACGTCTCAAACATGCAGACGGAGcacgcccccttctccctcagCACCTTTTTCCTCATTCCGAGCCCCCCTTGAAAGCACACTCACGCATAGATGCCTTCCTGCGACTGGCTCGTCACTCCAGGTGGCTGTCGGTTTGTGCGATGATGAGacggcgcacatgcacacaaggCTGTCCACGTACTGGGACATCGACAGACCCTTGTGACCATGGACGCTTCTTTCCGCTTCGTTCTCTGTTCTTTTCGCGCCCGTTGATGACAGGAGCACACccctccgtgcgtggcacCTCAGGGACCAGTGCATCCCCACTCGCTGTGGAGCAAAGCCAAGTAgagccccaccccctccctgctAAATGGCCGAGTcgcttctggtggtggtgacagggccaagcGCCTGCGACCCAGCGAGCGTCAGAGCGATGGATCGCCGCGGATGTTGACGGTCAGGtctcctggatggcgctgcatCGGAGCAAGCTGCGGCAGTGAGCACGCGCCTGTGTCANNNNNNNNNNNNNNNNNNNNNNNNNNNNNNNNNNNNNNNNNNNNNNNNNNNNNNNNNNNNNNNNNNNNNNNNNNNNNNNNNNNNNNNNNNNNNNNNNNNNNNNNNNNNNNNNNNNNNNNNNNNNNNNNNATGCACACAAGGCTGTCCACGTACTGGGACATCGACAGACCCTTGTGACCATGGACGCTTCTTTCCGCTTCGTTCTCTGTTCTTTTCGCGCCCGTTGATGACAGGAGCACACccctccgtgcgtggcacCTCAGGGACCAGTGCATCCCCACTCGCTGTGGAGCAAAGCCAAGTAgagccccaccccctccctgctAAATGGCCGAGTcgcttctggtggtggtgacagggccaagcGCCTGCGACCCAGCGAGCGTCAGAGCGATGGATCGCCGCGGATGTTGACGGTCAGGtctcctggatggcgctgcatCGGAGCAAGCTGCGGCAGTGAGCACGCGCCTGTGTCACCCATGTGATGGGTAGTGTgccagcgcgactcgaaCGCATCTCACCAGACCCCCTCACAAGGCCcactgctggtgtggggagtcAGGGTGTCACGCCGAGGGGGACGCACGAGGTATGGCGACTGGCATGACTGgcagcggctgtggggcgacctgcgaggcgggtaCGGCTCGAGtgtgaggcaggggccgtcCTCCGGTCGCtttgtgggggggggaggcggcacgGCTGCACTGGCTCTTCCCCGCGGCTGCTGAGAGCCCGGGTGGGCTCGTGAGATGGTCGGGGCAAAGCAGACCCCTAACGCTTGCGCTTTCGCAGAGAGCGGACCCGCGGAGCAAGTAgagccccaccccctccctgctAAATGGCCGAGTcgcttctggtggtggtgacagggccaagcGCCTGCGACCCAGCGAGCGTCAGAGCGATGGATCGCCGCGGATGTTGACGGTCAGGtctcctggatggcgctgcatCGGAGCAAGCTGCGGCAGTGAGCACGCGCCTGTGTCACCCATGTGATGGGTAGTGTgccagcgcgactcgaaCGCATCTCACCAGACCCCCTCACAAGGCCcactgctggtgtggggagtcAGGGTGTCACGCCGAGGGGGACGCACGAGGTATGGCGACTGGCATGACTGgcagcggctgtggggcgacctgcgaggcgggtaCGGCTCGAGtgtgaggcaggggccgtcCTCCGGTCGCtttgtgggggggggaggcggcacgGCTGCACTGGCTCTTCCCCGCGGCTGCTGAGAGCCCGGGTGGGCTCGTGNNNNNNNNNNNNNNNNNNNNNNNNNNNNNNNNNNNNNNNNNNNNNNNNNNNNNNNNNNNNNNNNNNNNNNNNNNNNNNNNNNNNNNNNNNNNNNNNNNNNNNNNNNNNNNNNNNNNNNNNNNNNNNNNGGAGGCGGCACGGCTGCACTGGCTCTTCCCCGCGGCTGCTGAGAGCCCGGGTGGGCTCGTGAGATGGTCGGGGCAAAGCAGACCCCTAACGCTTGCGCTTTCGCAGAGAGCGGACCCGCGGAGGTATCCAATTCTATTTTTCGTTCCTCACCCCACCCTAACCACGGTCTCCAGCGGCTGCTcatacccctccccctctcctccggTTTGGCGTGTCGCGGTGCCGCAGTGTTTGTTCATGCGTTTGACTGACCAGTTGTGGAGATCCGCGAACGCCTCTTTCTCCGTCCACTctgacccctccccctcgtaATTGTTTAGGCTTCCCACTGGTTGTGTTTGCTGCTGGTACCCAAAAACAGAAGACGCATGCGAGATCCGTGGAGTAGCGGACAAGGGCGATGCCGGTGACAGCGATGATGTAAGCCTCAGTCAGCAGACCCTAGCGGCCCTCAGCAGCTATGGCCGACAATCCTGGGCTCTACCTCACTCCCTCCACGAAACCAACAAAACAGAAGCCAACCCCGCGTGCGACTCGTTCTACAATGCATCCTTCTCAGCGACGCGCATAGAGGATAACCCGCCGGGGGGAGGTGGTGCGCTTCGGTGTCTAGAGTGAGGCCCCCCCTCTGCCCCACACTGCAGCCTGTTCTTTCTCGCTGGTACGTCTGCTGCTTCTTCCGTTGCGTCTGCATGTCACGGTATGCAttggcccccctcccccgacatacacacacacacacacacaacggtGCTCTTCCTGACACTGatttcctctcttctcccgtTTCACTCTTTTGGGACTTTCCTGAACCGCCACAGTCCGGTGTCGCACCCCGTACGGTGCAGCAGGGAGGCATTgcagagcgcgcgcgcgtgcacgtgtgtgtgtttgtgctaGCACGTCTACTAGACGAGTCTTCAGTGCGCTTCGTCTCTCGCATAGGCACACCCATGATGCTCCGTGGAACCAGTTGCGCCCTGGCGCGCAGCTTCCGCGCTAATCTCAAGTACCCCTCGCTCGTGTCGTACAACAAGCTCCCGTGGGAGGTGGTGAGTCATGACAGCACGAAGCTGCACATGCACCTCGCCCCAAACTACGAGCAACTTCTGACGCTCGCCGCGGTGACAGATGTGCCGCACTTGGCGTTGGCGTCGCACCTCATCGTgccggaggcggagcggctgcgcgtgaTGCCCGGTGTAGTGTACCTTCTAGGTGGCCAGGCTGCTCACGAGAACCCGTCGACCTTCACGGCGTACCGGATCGCCGATCCGACCTCGTTGCAGTATTACGGTCGCATCCACCATAACCTGGCGCCGATTCGGCGGGTGGACATGTGCACCTCAGCTGACTTGCggctcctctgcctcgccaTGCACTTTGATGGTGTACTCACGACCACATCGGCTGGCTCCACCCTTGATGGCGTCACCACCGCGTCGCAGGAGGGCCATTTTTCGCTCTTCTACTTCTTCCGCCCCAATCGTCCGGCGAACGAGCTGACGCAGCCGTTTGAGAAGTTCTACCAACACCGGCCGTCCCTCGCCAGTTTAGACGCCTTCAACGCAGCCTCGCCTGGCAAGGCGGAGTCATGGAcaccggtgctgcaggcgccgcggcgtacggcggagaaggcgagaCTTACCCCGGCAGAGCCGTATCGCCCGCCGCAGAATTATCTGATGGGGCTGGCAGAGCGTCTCGGTGTCCGCCCTGGCAACGCTTTTGGCCGTCGATCCCTGATGTGGGGCACATGGTTCTAGCCCCTCTCCGCTGGTCTCCTCACCAACGCCACCCTCTTATGGGTGGTTCCACTGTGGATTCGACCGATGTCGTGGCTGCCACTCACGTGACAtgcgacgccggcagcgtgGCCCACCTCTGTTGGGGCTTTTTCTGCTTTCTGTTGTGGTGGTACCGGCTGTCTTGGCGTAAGCTCTCTGTGCTTGTatggcgctggtgctgtggGTGTTCGCAGTGGGCACGCGGCATTCCCGCACGGCAGTGAGTGCAAGAGGCATTGGCGGTTCCTCAGagcccctctttctttcgctAACCTacgctgaaaaaaaaaagaagtacGCCTCGGCAAGAAACGCCCCGCTGCGCATCCCCTCGTTCACCGCCGCCTTATgaacccctccccctccctcgggAGGACACGGTGACCTCGTTGGAGGCGGCCGTGCTGGCTTTGGTGAGTCACTGTCGTGAGGGTTTTGTGCCGTGGCAACAGACTCACCAACCGCACATGCGGCGTGTGTGGCAGAATGCCCGGCGAAGTGGtgacgttttttttttacatAACACATGGGGCTCAGCGTGAATGACTTCCGCCGCCCCTTACCCACTGTCTGGGCCTTCGCTCTTCTCTGACATCCtccgctcctcttccgccaTCTGTATCGCGCTGCACTGGCTTCACCTCCATCCTGTGTCTCCTGCGTGTGGACGCAAGTAGTGTCCCCTCGAAGAACAGAGTGCCACCTTTAGACGCGTGCAGGGCACGACGTATTGCTCGAGACACCAGCACTGCAGACAAGAAACACAGGTGACGTCACCTGTGTTGtatcgtgtgtgtgcgtgtagtTGCATCCACTACCAACGTCCACTGACTCTCTGCCGGCTCTGCTGCCCTTCCCCCACGCTGCCCCTGTTGCCGTTTCTTTCTCCAAAGGCGGCCGGAAGCGAGCGAAGCCGAGAGAGTCGTGGTGGTCGACGTGTCGTGTACCAAAGGCTCTGCTTCCCTCCCACCATCCATCTTCTAGATCCTTCCTGCCCTTGCCGGCCCCTTCAGCGCTTTCTTCGTTGAGTTCTCGTGTGCTTGACTGCGCAGCTCGGTTTCTTTCCTTCGTGGCCGTAGATCGCAGTTACCGACGTCTCCCCCTTGGCTCGTCGCGTGCGGCGCGTTGTCTTGTTCGAGGAGGGAAGCGTTCTCTCCGCATGTCTCCTGCTTCACCTCTGGCGCCGTGTACGTCTTCTCCACTTCGCTTCGTTCTCTGCTACGTGGTGCGTTGCACGTTTTACTCGTGAGCGCTCTGCCACCTGCGCACCGACGTACAcaagcgtgcgtgtgctcaaGGATCCGCGGCTTGCTCTGCGGCGCTCCgtctgcccctctcccccctcgAAACAGCAAGAAGGCGTTGCACCCCTTCTAGCAATGCTGTCCATGTTCAAGAACAAAAAGGGCTTCTCGGTGCTCTTCCATGGTGAGGTGGAGGCGAGACTGTCCAACCGGGTGACGGAGTCGTCGGTACTTCCCCGCCCCTCCGCCCAACTCTGTGACACAGCAGCTCGTTCGAAGGGGAGCGGAGTCGCGCAGTATCAGTGCCAGCGGTGCTTAAAGCGCTTCTCTGCGCTGGAATCTGACGACGAAACGGAGGCGGCATACcagtgccaccgctgccagtATCCTACATGTCCACAGTGTCGAGAGCTGGCGGCGGGCAGCCCGCCGTGGGTGTGCTGTGTCTGCAGCGGCTTCAAGTCGATGATGTGGCTCTTGGAGAGGACGCGAGCGGGGCCCATGCTGGTGACAAGGATTGTGGAATACTGCGACCCACGCGGGCAGCGGCTGATGCGGTCGATGTTCCGATTTACGTTGCAGCAGTACcagtcgccgacgccgcgtcCTTCGATCACGCTCATGGGACGTGCGAGTGACGGtcgcgctggcagcggcccGCCATCCAGCTCGCGGCCGGCTTCTCAGACGCCGCCCGCCTGCCCAACCTCTCGAACGGGGACGAGCTCGCGCCTGTCTGGCGAACGCAGCAGTGCCCGCCTGAGTCAGGTGCCCGCGAGCTTCGGCAACGTACGCCGACCGTCGCCGTGCACGCACCCCAAGCGCGCATCACTGTTGCGCTCTGTTCGTCGGTCACACTCGGATGCCGCACTCGCCTTCGATGCCGGCGCCGGGGCTGGAACAGAAGACGCGGCGAAGGAAAACTCTCCTGCGGCCGAGCGCGGCGTCCGCGGCTcggaagcgctgcgccgcatcgaggAGGCCGTCGGTGTCGTGGAGTACTCGCCCGAGTCGAAGTGGCGGACACCAGGCGACGCGGGCACAGAGGTGGAGAACAGGGACGAGCCCTTGTCGTTGCTCCCTGATGACGGTGCGCGCTTCTCTTTGCTGGAAGATCGCTGCACCGCTGTAGCTGACATCTACAGCGCTGGAGCACCCAATGTGTCGTCAGGCGGCTCGACTTTACGGGTGGTTGTAGTGGAGTCggaggcgccgtcgccgcacgcgcgtccGAGCGGCCATGCCGCATTTCAGCgcgaagcgctgcagccgcagctggcgaGCACCAACGGCGCCACAACCCCGACGGAGGGTGAAGGTGTCGTTctgccggccaccgccgctcttgCACCTGAGGCGTCGTGGAGAAGGCTGACTCCTCCCCAGGAGCTCTGCCGCCTGTGCCACAGCGTGAGCCCCAACTCTAGCGGCTCAGGCCGCAGTGCTAGTCCGGCACCGCGCTTTCCTACCTTCGGGCAGTTCTTGGACGAGCATGTCGGCATCGGTGCCGGTGACACACACCTGCCACGCGAATCGAACGTGTTGGTGACGGTATCGCCCGAAACAGAGAACAGCGACGAGGATAGCGGTGGCGTGATCGAGCTGGGCGGCGGGCGCTGCGACGACCGCCTCGCAACCACCCACGGCAAAGTCAACGAAGGGCTGCACACGCCACGTGGCGTGCAGCCACAAACTCCTCTGTCGACTGGCGGCGGCTCATCGGGCTTTCGTGGCGGACGCCGCACGAGTGGGCTGAGCGAGTTCACCCCTACTCGAGTGCTGGACATGTCGAGCGCGCGCGTCAcgctccaccaccgcagtTCCAGTCGCCGTCGTACCACGCGAGGAAGCCTGCAAGAGATCCACGCTCCCCATCTCTACGGTAACAGAAGCGCTAAGACCAGCGCGGCAGGAAAcgcacggcgcagcggaCAGATGCGCGACTCTCGATGTATGTACGACCTGCCGACTCAGTTCGGCCCTCACGGGAAGCCAGCGAGCCCGGTGAgcgggcagctgcggcgccagaATGCGCCGCTGGCCACGCGTACTGCAGGCCGTGCTCTCGGCAGCGATGGACGCCAGCggctggtgcggcagcactcTCGCACCgtagcgccgctgcagcgcaccgcctcgcgcAACAACGAGCTTCAGCGGATGCCCTCACGCAACGGGGCGCTGGCTCGAACGAACTCCTCCGTCGCGCATCTGACGCGCACCGCTTCCTCGCACGGCTGCGACCCCTCCTTTGCGCGGGTGAACAGCTGCACGGCGCACGCCCTGGCCAGCACACCCGCCGAACGTGTTCTTCTCACCGGAGGCGTCGGTGGCCGCGgacggctgcagcgcaccgatTCGGCAAAACTTACGGGCACTGGCGCGGGCtatggcgcggcggcgcgtacCGCACCGCAACGCACTGCCGTGTTGGAGCGTGCGCACTTCGGCTACGGGACACCTGCTGCCACCAGCGCTTCGTCCTTGTACTCCTCTCCTCTCAAGCGAACTCTCTCGTCCTTGTCACCGCTGAAGCGAACCGCCTCGCATTTGTGCCTTCGAAATGACGGTTCGGCGCCGTTTGGCCGCAGACCGTACGTAGCGCGTCTTACGCGTTCCGCGACGACCAACATTGGCTTTGTCCGTACTAGCTCTGCCACAGCGGCCCGAGGCGGGGCGCCGTCTCGCCACGGCCCTGGCACTTTCACGCGTACTGCCACCGGCACGAACCTATTCCAGTGCTCGCGCGGCCGCATTTATGAAGGACCTCGTTGCCGACCAGTGCCGACTCCACTGCCGTCATCTGCAGTCGTGTGCGGCAGTGGACGTAGCGCACCGAGCATCTACTACCGCGCTATGGACACCTCTCCATTGCGGCGCGTCCCTActgccgcgcgcacggcgacgCCAACGATGGGCCGCAGACGCTTCCCGACGTCAACGGCGCTCTCTCGGACCGGCACGGGGACGCGTAACTTCGAGCGTCAGCAAAGcaacgtgctgcgcgagccCGCAAATCGCTCTCTCGGGGTTGTGCGGCGGACAGTCGACCCGGCGCCAACGCTAGTCGGCGCGACGCGACGCAAGGCTGTGGGAAGCTGGCTGCACCGCACTCCATCGGCTACTGGCGCTGccaacgccgtcgctgcaacGCCACGCACCCCCCGTCGGTACATCATCGCGAGTGTCTCGACGGCTGCGACGCCAGCCGCAGTGAACGGTGGCGGGTCGCACAGCGTATCGCGGCCGGTGCTTTCATCGGTCGCCAGCAGCCCaaaggcgcgcagcagccacggctCCAatgccagcggcggcacggctggCTATAGCAGCTATACGGGCAGCGCCCATGCAGCTGCGGAGAAAGCGGGTGCTGTCGAGACTGGGATGGGGCGGGCAAGCGGGCAACAATGTCGTCCGCTCGTCGGAGCCACCACGGTGAAGGGAAACGCGCCCTCGCACGTGGCAACGCTGAACCGCCGTGCGACGGctgtctctgcctctgccgttGCCACTGCACACCGCAGGACTgggagagc encodes:
- a CDS encoding dual-specificity protein phosphatase, putative, whose amino-acid sequence is MGGGATPATAGSQVVDLRALDPSPCPSRGSRSPLRSCHVHERGSRCEDVPATQILEFLYLGSVKDAQDAAFLARHQIRYIINVSQEEYWSVDKKVQIFTFKVDDSATADIAALFQPTRDLINSIRGRYYRYARGESSTRPAVLVHCQKGRSRSATIVLAYLIYTNGWSVAEAMKYVGARRPCAEPNIGFMEELRKLQESLSFEERTRRYSELCWFMRNLNAETSQSHVRELFEKRIGMVRHVVTYVVAGGGAGNVADGGTAGNCGDGSRVTVQRDTRFSASWPAAPSTGDSDAADSLVAFDLGAALGKQNDGLDDQRAAKDSDTHAYKDASAAVSLLRGPSTEKTMLCFVFFTCREDVLHGIKSGQFQQLLLQLPSAAGKQIKYATGPKLKKIMTEHQSMSSSFVQDMAGFSDHATTRTGGESAAADADGAVQTQGVVAPASKEADVTRPV